A genomic segment from Streptomyces sp. AM 4-1-1 encodes:
- a CDS encoding site-specific integrase: MRGGKIEDIVVGDFLARLREVPRHQTGPLRLAYSWLRNLGHFSSDAPVTLRLIENRAGQVTPADLVDRYHIQHKPVRDLLVGYLTERQPSVDYNTLKGLSTNLGQLFWADLEHHHPGIESLRLSSDTAAAWKARLAVKTVRKRRPDGTIEDVTEPRASAPSVMMAVRAFYLDIGHWALEEPERWGPWAVPSPVSEADCSVKKLEKQVKARMDQRTRERLPYLPALVRVADRRLKEASERLAALALAPLGSTFTVLGEAFTAARSTSRTDGQATTAYDVQGRRRDLRMEEKRTFWAWATIEILRHTGIRIEELLELGHHSIISYKLPTTGEIIPLLQIAPSKVDQERLLLISPELADVLSAVITRVRQKDGTVPMVSGYDHQEHVWNDPLPLLYQWKVSEEYRPVSVNTVRKSLNEALAAAGFTDASGGSLNFQPHDFRRIFITDAILNGLPPHIAQVIAGHENINTTMGYNAIYPAQAIEAHRAFIARRRALRPVEEYRAVTPEEWQEFLGHFARRKLALGDCGRAYGTDCIHEHACVRCPVLIVDFSELPRLSEIRDNLTDRIAEAEREGWLADVEQLSVSRAATEEKIAQLVARNDRKKSPVFLGIPSLEQTVAGVSESQGT, translated from the coding sequence TTGCGCGGAGGGAAGATCGAAGACATTGTCGTCGGAGATTTCCTTGCGAGACTTCGGGAAGTACCTCGGCATCAAACCGGCCCACTGCGCCTTGCCTACTCCTGGCTTCGCAATCTCGGACACTTTTCGTCTGACGCTCCAGTCACCCTTCGCCTGATCGAGAATCGTGCAGGTCAGGTTACCCCAGCCGACCTTGTGGACCGGTACCACATTCAACACAAACCGGTCCGTGACCTCCTAGTCGGCTATCTCACCGAACGGCAACCGAGTGTCGACTACAACACGCTTAAGGGTTTGTCAACTAATCTTGGCCAACTGTTCTGGGCTGACCTCGAACATCATCACCCCGGAATTGAATCGCTCCGCCTTTCCTCCGATACAGCAGCCGCCTGGAAGGCTCGCCTCGCGGTAAAGACTGTTCGGAAGCGGCGCCCGGATGGGACGATCGAGGATGTGACTGAGCCACGTGCTTCAGCGCCATCTGTGATGATGGCTGTCCGAGCTTTCTATCTGGATATTGGGCATTGGGCTCTGGAGGAGCCCGAGCGATGGGGGCCGTGGGCCGTTCCATCTCCAGTTTCCGAAGCTGACTGTTCCGTCAAGAAACTTGAAAAGCAAGTCAAAGCGCGGATGGATCAGCGCACTCGCGAGCGGCTGCCCTACCTGCCGGCACTCGTACGCGTCGCTGATCGTCGCCTCAAGGAGGCAAGCGAGCGGCTCGCCGCCTTGGCCCTGGCGCCTCTGGGCTCCACCTTCACGGTCCTTGGAGAGGCGTTCACTGCCGCGAGGAGCACCTCTCGAACTGACGGCCAGGCAACCACGGCCTACGACGTTCAGGGACGACGCCGCGACCTACGCATGGAGGAAAAGCGGACCTTCTGGGCTTGGGCAACGATCGAGATTCTGCGACACACAGGCATACGCATTGAGGAATTGCTAGAGCTTGGTCATCACAGCATCATCAGCTACAAACTCCCCACAACCGGCGAGATTATTCCCCTATTGCAGATCGCCCCGTCGAAGGTCGACCAGGAACGACTCCTGCTCATCTCCCCGGAGCTTGCCGATGTACTCAGTGCCGTGATCACGCGTGTCCGCCAGAAAGATGGGACTGTCCCCATGGTTTCGGGCTATGACCATCAAGAGCATGTCTGGAACGATCCCCTCCCTCTCCTTTACCAGTGGAAGGTTAGCGAAGAGTATCGTCCGGTTTCGGTGAATACAGTTCGGAAATCTTTGAACGAAGCCCTAGCGGCCGCAGGCTTTACCGACGCCTCTGGTGGATCGTTGAATTTCCAACCGCACGATTTCCGTCGAATCTTTATCACGGACGCAATTCTAAACGGGTTGCCGCCGCACATCGCACAGGTAATTGCAGGTCACGAAAACATCAACACGACCATGGGGTATAACGCGATCTATCCGGCTCAGGCGATCGAAGCGCATCGTGCGTTCATCGCTCGCCGAAGGGCTCTGCGTCCGGTTGAAGAGTATCGCGCTGTGACTCCAGAGGAGTGGCAGGAGTTCCTCGGTCACTTCGCACGCCGCAAGCTCGCCCTCGGCGACTGTGGGCGAGCTTATGGGACCGACTGCATCCATGAGCACGCTTGCGTCAGGTGCCCCGTCCTCATTGTTGACTTCAGTGAACTCCCCCGCTTGTCCGAAATTCGCGACAACCTCACCGATCGGATCGCCGAAGCCGAAAGAGAAGGGTGGCTCGCCGACGTAGAGCAGCTATCCGTCAGCCGTGCTGCGACCGAGGAGAAAATCGCGCAACTCGTTGCAAGGAATGACCGAAAGAAATCTCCTGTATTCCTCGGCATACCATCGCTCGAGCAAACTGTTGCAGGCGTCAGTGAGAGTCAGGGAACCTAG
- a CDS encoding serine/threonine-protein kinase, whose protein sequence is MVRVSKQERLGDGGQGTVWRATRLDTNESVALKYPLDTLNMSEGSADRKRFVREVRYQSELRHAGIMPIVGMNMKANKPFFFMPLAKHSLEDLLKLGPLTEKETFMVMTEILTALEYSHEQGVLHRDLKPANLLYLQDRWVISDFGLCRQMNSNSSTITQVNTAVGSFAYMAPEQYDNAHEAKAPADIYSIGQIIYHCLVGDVPFPRARIAKLDVKYRHFIIRCVAEEPEDRFQSVSEVRREMELLIAPAEELATPTIRANELRSKALEGQEVAVPLLLRLIVDSSEDEVFYKEFVPSLPIEILERMYAKDPVTFEKMIRIFDEYSEGGHPFNYTDDIADFFDKVIQVAEYSGGLRRLSLKRVMTVGVSHNRFHVGVVFATMVKRCENNPADMRYIASLLSDDPRAAKFMGSYLRQHSLPQEIMRDI, encoded by the coding sequence ATGGTTCGCGTATCGAAGCAGGAGCGACTCGGAGACGGTGGCCAGGGCACGGTCTGGCGAGCGACGAGGCTTGACACCAACGAGAGCGTCGCTCTGAAGTACCCGCTGGACACTTTGAACATGTCCGAAGGTTCAGCAGACCGGAAGCGCTTCGTTCGAGAAGTCCGCTATCAGTCAGAATTGCGCCATGCAGGCATCATGCCCATCGTGGGCATGAACATGAAAGCGAACAAGCCCTTCTTCTTCATGCCGCTTGCTAAACACTCTCTTGAGGACTTGCTAAAATTGGGGCCGCTTACCGAGAAGGAAACCTTCATGGTAATGACGGAAATCCTTACGGCACTTGAATATTCGCACGAGCAGGGCGTTCTGCATCGCGATCTGAAACCAGCGAATCTACTTTATCTACAAGACCGCTGGGTAATCTCTGACTTCGGCCTATGTAGACAGATGAACTCTAACAGCAGCACAATCACACAGGTGAATACCGCCGTCGGTTCTTTCGCATACATGGCGCCAGAGCAGTACGACAACGCCCATGAGGCAAAAGCCCCGGCAGACATCTATTCCATCGGACAGATCATCTACCACTGCCTGGTAGGCGACGTTCCGTTCCCGCGCGCCAGAATCGCGAAGTTGGACGTGAAATATCGCCACTTTATTATCCGCTGCGTAGCCGAGGAGCCAGAGGATCGCTTCCAGTCCGTGTCGGAGGTCAGAAGGGAAATGGAATTGCTCATCGCTCCAGCTGAAGAGTTGGCAACGCCGACAATTCGGGCGAACGAGCTGAGGTCCAAAGCCCTTGAAGGTCAAGAAGTAGCCGTACCTCTACTCCTCCGCCTGATTGTTGACTCATCCGAGGATGAGGTGTTCTACAAGGAGTTCGTCCCATCGCTACCCATTGAAATTTTGGAAAGGATGTACGCGAAGGACCCCGTAACATTCGAAAAAATGATCCGCATCTTCGATGAGTATTCCGAAGGAGGGCACCCCTTCAACTACACCGACGACATCGCAGACTTCTTCGATAAGGTAATTCAGGTGGCAGAGTATAGCGGCGGGCTACGTCGCCTGAGCCTAAAAAGAGTCATGACGGTGGGAGTGTCTCACAACCGCTTCCACGTCGGTGTGGTGTTCGCCACGATGGTGAAGCGCTGCGAAAATAACCCTGCCGATATGAGGTACATCGCATCCCTTCTGTCGGACGACCCTCGTGCGGCGAAATTCATGGGAAGTTATCTCAGGCAGCACTCCCTCCCCCAGGAAATTATGCGCGATATCTAA
- a CDS encoding DUF4262 domain-containing protein gives MADIRMRFLGHPWEEPDGDPSQLVARDLDFTPDVAAKVLPEGRPHDSCGEADCPVCPPDFMTEYVARLRSVIAEHGFAVQAVMADESSAAYCYTVGLHESLGREFVMAGPDVRAMQGVLHSVVERFAGSSGPVAGEVLDGLLANGFQLLMRPVESLEPFAMLRAVYGREIAVPYWQAVWPDRDGIFPTDASCSLSPRTQPLL, from the coding sequence ATGGCGGACATCCGCATGCGCTTCCTCGGGCATCCCTGGGAGGAACCGGACGGCGATCCTTCTCAGCTGGTCGCTCGCGATCTGGATTTCACGCCCGACGTCGCGGCCAAGGTTTTGCCGGAGGGCCGCCCTCACGATTCTTGCGGGGAAGCGGATTGCCCTGTGTGTCCGCCCGATTTCATGACGGAGTACGTTGCTCGGCTGCGATCCGTGATCGCCGAGCACGGATTCGCCGTCCAGGCCGTTATGGCGGATGAGAGTTCTGCTGCCTATTGCTACACCGTCGGTCTGCACGAGTCTCTGGGGCGTGAGTTCGTCATGGCCGGGCCGGACGTCAGGGCGATGCAGGGCGTGCTCCATAGCGTCGTCGAGCGGTTCGCCGGATCGTCTGGTCCGGTTGCCGGTGAGGTGCTGGACGGGCTGCTCGCGAACGGATTCCAGCTGCTCATGCGCCCCGTGGAGTCCTTGGAGCCGTTCGCGATGCTGCGGGCGGTGTACGGCAGGGAGATCGCCGTGCCGTACTGGCAGGCCGTGTGGCCCGATCGTGACGGCATCTTTCCGACCGACGCCTCTTGCTCGCTTTCCCCTCGAACCCAGCCACTTCTTTAG